In Phaseolus vulgaris cultivar G19833 chromosome 7, P. vulgaris v2.0, whole genome shotgun sequence, the genomic stretch tttaacttaattattataatgattaattattaatttttaaaattaattgtcattaaatgatatttttaataatatgtatatatgtTTATACATAGTTAATTTTAATCTTGTGTTAATAATGATTGTTTTGCAAACTCTCTGTTGAGTTTATATAAGAATATGGTTTGGTGTTACAACTTTAATCTAATTTCTAATAActattttgttattttgataactattataattttttttttttttttattatcgtttaaaaaagatgaaaaagtcAAGTCTATAGAGGTGATACATTTCATTACTGTAAAAGCATATTTGTTAGTATTTATAAATCCTCTCATTTTTTGTTACTtttgttattatgttttaaaatcatttcatattataaacttattataacattttaaatattttagacaaaaataataaagcCTAAAGAATTTGTATAAAGatgacataaaaataaatttattaattttaaaataggaatgattattgaaaatttaaaatataaattttaatttgtgcaTGTTTATGGAAATTGACTTGACATTATCCTTGCCGTTGTTTTGTGTTTGTCATGTTTCTAAATTTCTATCTCGTGGGCTTTACATCACTACTACGACGTTGACCAAACAGAAAGATAAAAATGCCGTAAAAGCTACAGTGAAAAACACGTTTTGCATAAcgtgtaatttaattttattattaaaatatcgAAAATTGTAGAAAGTAAATGTTTAAAAGGGACGAGTTGCTAAAAAATTATCTACACAGACAAAAATGTTTGAGAATgcaacaatattttatttttctaacagTAATGTGTGaaatgtatatttaaaataaataaaaaatattaagaatgtTTATTTAGATCAACGAAATTAACCCATACATGCATTTTCTaaaatagataatattttaagaaatcatcaattattttaaaaaactaataactTGTTTTCTGACACTATATATTAAGTTTATTTCAATATactattttattgtttttaaagttctcatttaaaattcattttttaatataaaaaattagtttattgtataaaattaacataaatgtGATTAAGAATGTGAGAACCTGAAAATGAGTTGTTGATATGTTGGTAACATGATTTTCAGTAACATATCCACgacacatttgtgtgacttCTTCAAGGATAGATTTGACAGGAACGATGTTTGTCAGGTTAGGTTAGATAATGTAAGGTTCAATTCTATCTCGGAAGCAGACAATGAGATGTTGGTGGGGGAGTTCTCGGAAGAAGAAATTAGGGCTGCGGTTTGGAATTGTAAAAGCTCTAAGAGCCCTGGTCCTGatggatttaattttggtttcatAAAGTTTTGTTGGGAAATTTTAAGGATGGATGTGATGTCAGCAATGAAGGATTTTGCGACAAAGAGCCACTGGCCTAGAGGTTCAAATGCTTCTTTCCTTTGTCTTGTCCCAAAAGTTGAAAATCCTTTGCAGCTTGGCGAGTTTAGGCCTATTTCTTTGGTAGGATGCCTGTATAAAATTATCTCAAAAGCGTTGTCTCTACGCTTGAAAAAGGTGATTAGCAAAGTGATTGATGTCAGACAGTCTGCTTTTCTTGAAGGTAGGGGATTGCTGGATAGTGTGCTGGTAGCGAATGAGGTGCTGGAAGAAtataaaaggaagaagaagagttgTGTGTTCTTCAAAGTTGACTATGAAAAGGCATATGACTCGGTTAGCTGGGAGTTCTTATATTATATGTTGGAAAGACTGGGTTTTTGTGCTCAATTGATTCGTTGGATAAAGTGTTGTTTAGAATCTGTTTCAGTCTCTGTATTAGTGAACGGCAGCCCAACTGGGGAATTTTCTCCTAGGAGGGGACTTCGTCAAGGTGACCCGCTTGCTCCGGTCCTCTTCCTCATAGTTGCTGAAGGGTTGGCTGGGGTGTCTAGGATGGCGGAAGAGAAGAATTTGATTGACAGTCTGGAGGTTGGAAGAGCTAAGGTGAAGGTTAATATGTTACAATACGCTGATGATACCTTATTCTTCTGCAAAGCGAATACCAAAAGAGTTTTTAATATTAAGgctattttgctttgctttgaGCTTGCTTCTGGGCTTAAGGTGAATTTTCTAAAAAGTAGAATTGGCGGGATGGGGTTGGATCAGTGTTCGCTTCAGCGTTTTGCAGCTATTCTTAACTGTAAGGTGATGGTAACTCCTTTTGTTTATTTAGGTTTACTGGTAGGTGGGTGCCACAAGCGCGGTGTTTTTTGGAACGGGGTGTTAGAGAGAGTTCAGGGTAAGCTGTCGAGGTGGAAAGGCAGGTGGTTGTCAATGGCTGGGAGGATCTGTTTGATTAAGTCAGTCCTCTCCTCACTCCCGTTATTCTTTATGTCCTTGTTCAAACTGCCATCTGGGGTGGCTGACAAGTTAGTTCGGATCCAAAGGAATTTCCTTTGGGGATGGGGCTCTGACGGAAGGAAAATCGCTTGGGCCTCTTGGAATAAGGTGTGCGAGCCTCGGGACTACGGGGGTCTTGGAATCATTGATTTAAGGACTTTTAACCTGGCCCTGCTAGGCAAGTGGATTTGGAGGTGGGGTTCGGCCAAGGGAGGTTTGTGGAAAGAGATTCTCGACTCTAAATATGGTGGTTGGAGGAATTTGAGAGCGGAAGGTAAACCTTGCAGGGGTTCCCTATGGTGGAGAGACTTGAAGGAGGTTTGGGCCTCTGAGGGCTGGGGcagaagttttgaagatgggATTGAGTGGAAAGTTGGTGATGGAGGGAATATTTCTTTCTGGGAAGATAACTGGCTGAATTGTGGTGCCTTGAAGGAAATGTTTCCGAGATTATATTCGCTTAGCACGGCTAAAGCTGCTAAGGTGACCGAGATCGAGAACTGGTCTAATGGTGTTTGGATTTGGCATCTGTGTTGGCGTAGATCCCTCTTTGACTGGGAGAAGTTGTTGGAGGAGCAGTTGAGTCAGTTGCTGCAAGGGATAAAGATGGATGCGGGAGGGGTGGACAGCTGGGTCTGGAAGGCTGAGGGGTCTCAAAGCTTTACTGTTAACTCAGCTTATATTAAGGTAAGGAGGGTTAGTGATGGGGAACTCTCTCCGATTTACTGTAGGTTGTGGAGGTGTAAAGCCTTGCCTTCTGCTGTTTTCTTGGCctggagggtgttggaaaatAGGATTGCAACTAGGGTTAATTTGGTAAGGCGCGGGGTGGTGGTTGAAAACCCTGTTTGCTGCTTGTGTGGGAAGGTTGAAGAGTCGTCGAGTCACTTGTTATCCGTTTGTGACTTTTCTTGGAGGGTCTGGTGTCTTTGCTTTGAGTGGCTTGGAGTGTCGTTCGTAATCCATTTGGATCCTATGCAAAATTTTATCCAATTCAGGTTGAGTCAGGCATCAAATTCAGTTAATGATGTTTGGGGGGCAATTTGGGTTGGAattgtgagtgaaatttggaagcATAGGAACTCGATCGTCTTTAATGGAGGAGTGGCAGATGTGTTAGAAGTTTTTGCCTCTGCGCAAGTAAAGGTATGGTCTTGGATTGCTGCAAAGTCCCGCGAAGTTTACTTTTCCTACCCCTGTTGGGTTATTGATCCTTTGGCATGTATACGGCTGATTCGGTAAAGCTAGTTAGCGTTTGGTTTGGTTGGTCCTTTGTCCGACGATTTTGGGTGCCAAGTTAGGAGTTAGATTCTATGTGTTCTTGtaaaagggttggaccacccctgaagtggtccccatttatttattttttattgctgataaaaaaaaaggtgattactctttaatgttttttttgtgtgtgaatTTGATGAAAATActcaatttataatttaaaaaaattaggatctaaataaaaattttaaaaatagtgaaAGATAATACTAGGTGACTTTTATATATCCTGCACCTCCTAAAAAATGTTTCATGTATAGTTTTTTCTTGTAAATGGATTAAATAATCTAAGTACTctcatttataaatattatttttgttgataaaaaataaaaaatcaaatcaatcaAATATTTCAGAAATATACTATTAAGCctaaaaaaattcacataaaCAGTAAATTAGCTAAATACAAAAGTTTTTTCTGGTCAGCAAGTGCAAAGATGTGAGAACTTTAAAATTagattaaaatctaaataattaaagGATTCATATTGCCCACAAGAAAACCTAAAGAGTTGAATTAGAAAAGTAATATGGATCTAGAAGGATTTTAGCTGAAGATGAGATGTTTAAGTAATATGGATCCTAGAATTGAATCTTAATACtgttattgtaaaaaaaattgtaaatttgtttTTCCAAACATGGCTTGTATGTGAATGTTTTCGGAACAAAATAACTTAGATTTGGTGAAATAACAATACTGTAGACACGTGATTTTCTTATAgatagtaatatatatatatatatatatatatatatatatatgaagtttttaaatttgagttaAAATGAAAGTAAGTGGATTGCTGTGATAATAGAGATTTGGTGTCATAAAAAGGTGAAGTGGTAGATTACTCTGAAATTTTTTCTATGATCCAATTGTGAATGCTTGATTTTGAGTAATTTCTAAAGtttcttcagtttgtttatcttttttagATTGGTGTCTTAATCCTTTGGTATGTTTGTACTCAATTTAGATTGTTTGTTCTTTCTTAGGTTGGTGAATTGTTGTTTTCAGAGTGTTTTCTGTTTGATCATAAAGGTGTTTTTGgatgttattttttttgtgaagATGAATTCTGAGACGATATATTTTAGGTTTTAAGCTTTcgtgttttcttttttattgttgtttgtgtttttttttatagctCTTCCTAATACTCTCAATTTAGTTGTTAGGTGTTAGttttgtttttgaatttgtatttattgGAAGTAACATGATTGTTTCTTATATTTTGTATAGGATTGAATTAATCTGAAGTGATTTTTttctgataatttttttttatgatgtgCATTATTAAGATGAaactcaaattaattttttatatttaaaagaataataaatatcCAACATTTTAGGGATTTTTCAAATCTATTATgataaaaaggtaaaaaaagttatgattactgcataattttaaaaacacctaactaataattattataaattttggcaatttctttaaatatttacaGAATAAAAGAGAACAATTACATAGCCACCTTCCTATTGTTTCAAGGTTCGGCTAGATTGGATTCACAACATACCAACCGACAAAGCAGCCCAAACAAAAATTTGGTATGTAAATCAAACAAGTTTCAAAATAGACTCTTCAAAATTTGATCATCCATCAAACTAGATCAACACCATGTCCCACaagataatattaattaacaAGAGAAAGACAAAAGAGCAAAGAAAGTAGAAACAAGAACGTTGATATGGCAGGTAAGATGGATTCTTTTCTTATACGGGAGGGGATTTGAGGATCCTAGGATATATATTAGTCAAACGGGAATCAATCCGAAACCCTAATTTCCAAACCTTTGAGTGCCCCAACCAGATTACGATGAATCCTTTACACCCTAGTCATGGGTTGTACTCTCAGATTACAACTGATGATTACTGTTCCCTACCAATCCAAACAACCACTCTGCAAAATCAGATCTTGTGTGATCCTATGATGGATGGTAGTGCTCTCATTCCATGTACAGGTCAAATGGAAACTACCAAGGGCAAGCAGAGACAAAAGTTACCTGCTTGGAGAAACGAGGATTATAAGATCACCACCATAGATGAAAACAAGAAGTGGATGCATAGAGAGATCGAGAAACAAAGAAGGCAAGAAATGACCAGGCTTTGCACCCACTTTAGATCTCTTCTGCCTCTTCAATATATTAAGGTAAACACACGGTTATAGTATTTTTCATCTCATTAACAACCCATTCAAGGGCATTATTGCGCATCACTATATTCAGTATATTATTTCTTGATGGCCATCATCAGGGAAAGCGCTCAATTTCTGATCTTATGCATGAGGGTTCAAATTACATCAAACACCTTGAAAACAAAGTGAAACTGTTGGAAGCTAAGAGAGACAAGTTTAAGAAGTTGTCCAATTTGATTCCTGTTGTTTCTGATAGTGGAAGCTTTGGCACTACCCATTTTCCAATATGTGTCCTTGTTCATCCTTTTCCAGGAGGTGCTCAGATTAAGTGTAGTTATAGTTTCAGAAAATATGTCTTTTCTTTGTCAAGAGTGATAGATATGGTGCTTAAAGAAGGGCTTGATGTGGTCAACTGTACCTCCACCAAAACAGATGACAGGTTCATACACACTATCCGATTAGAGGTACCATATCTATTATTATTTGAAGTTATCAATGAGCATGCATGGCGTATTATGATGTATATATTCcgttaaaattttgattattgCTGTCTTCTTATAATCTATCTGCCTTGAAGGTTCCACATATGATGACTGGGACTAATTACACTGAACTGCAAAGGAAGCTTGTCGAAGCAATATCATCATCTTCAAGTACAAGTATTATTTATTTGCACAagattttcatatattttcCTATGATTTTGTCCGAATATTTGCATAAGgaaaattaaatttttcatataataataacatctaaattaataaataatataatggtATGTAATTAGATAAATAATTATCAACTATAAtagtatatttaatatattttatcaataaaagaaTTAAGTTAATATGAAACATAAAGGGTGCTTCaaccttttattaaaaaaaaataccataaaTTCCAGTTCTCTTACTCAAGTATGGTGCACAGGATAGTAAGACCTATACTTTTTCTTCTCTATATGAAAACAGGCAAGTATAATATAAGTTTGTAGACAATGTCTActcaaaacttaaaaaattgaaatttctaTTGAATTAGTTAGCAGTCCTGTTGTTAATTATGACTTGAAAAATACTAATAAGATTTTATTACATGTCTCTGTTTTCCAGTTGAGAATATTGATTACTGTTAATGTATTGCTATTCTTTACATTACAACATTTGTTACAATTGTAGGTTTGGAGGAGATAAGTATCTGAACATGAAAAGTGTTGATATCTTATGACAGATGTATTGTGTGGTGATATTTCTGATCTGGTAGACAATTAACTTTTAGTCATGTGTACATGTTATTGTACCACTACTTTGCTGGTTGTCATGACTATACTGGAGTACTCTAAAAGGAATCCAGTTGAAAGAGTAAAGTACAAAAATGGTAATGCAGTATTCCATGAGctcatttaatttcttttcagTGGAAATCAGAATCATGTATAGTTgagtttttttatcagaaataaagaaatattatataaaGAATATGTAGATATATATGATGGAATGTGATTCTAAGGTGGCTTTGTTGCTTATAGAGGAAAGTAACCCAAAGGAATGagattattattaaatatttttatccattTCGTCCCTTCCAGTCCTACCAACATTGGCCTTGATATGACAAAAATAATGCAAGGATATATATGTTCATATGTGACCTGTGACATAGCCAACGATTACATGATGAGATCTACCTATTGAAATGCAAAAAACTAGATGGTACAAAAGTCACATATAAAACCTTCCTAGCACAACCTATATATGCTTCTCAGTGGCAGGATCAAACTGTAGTGTTTTATGCAAGAAAATTGGATAGAACTTGAAATTACGAAAACACATGTAGGAACCACAACCATGTGAGCCTAGCAGAAAAATACAGAATACATCTAAAACAGAAATAAGAACTCAGGACTGCTACAAGAAGACTAAGGGTGTGTTTGCTTTTGGAGGTGATGGAGGTTGAGGGTGAGGGTGAATGGGTATCACTCTTGTTTGTTTCTATGAGAGGGAGAGGGTGAGGGTGAGTGGAAAGTTAAAAGTATTTAGAATCTTTTCATAATTGAAGAGAAAGGAGAATAGAATGAGGTGAAAAGACCATGATGCCCTtcatacaataatattaataatgaaaattattattaataataattttgtgtatatatatatatatatatataacataatataatttaaagaatcataaataatattaaaattatctaaataaaataacaaaattaatttaaattaataaaatgaaaaataataaaattatacttacatttaaaattatatttaattatttctttgaattttacatttttttcttttatttataaatgaaactttaaattattttaattaactaaaatgtgcacaaaattaataattatttattctttttttatatataagggtaaatttgtaatcttacaatttacactattccaaataatttaaaatactcttacaaccatcacatcactcacgtatttcaataaattttcttcacacatccactctaacataccctACTTCAAACACACTAACTTTTTTCACACTTTTTTTCTCACACTCTCACCCCCTCAACCCACGtcttaacactacaagaaaaatatgaaatagaaaccaattttagagaccaaaaaataattagttgttatagtaactaaattaaagaccattttagaaactaaaaaaaaattggtttctaaattagtttctattattgttaaatggtttctaaatttgtatctaattaactacaaggttttaactaccaattatttagtttctaaatttggtagcaaaaatattggttgctaattagataccaatttagaaaacagttaacaataatagaaactaatttagaaaacaaaaatatttcagtatctaaaatggtctctaatttagtcactatagcaactaattattttttgtctctaaaaaatgatttctatttcatgattttcttgtagtgtaatatATAACTTTCGAGTCATTGTGAGTTCTTCAACCATGTAAAGATCctgataaaaaatgaaaattatttaattatttcttactgataaaaaaaaacactaaatcaaagttgtgttttttttatcaaaacaaataataaataaaatgagaatACTAGGaaacttatataaaaaatagttataaaactCCTAAACAaccatttattttttcataatgaCTCTTATATATGATTCTAAATTTACACCCTAAAAAAAATTCACCCATGATCTCATAAAAAGAGACAAAAGCTTACTTAATTTTGATCCATcttattaattttgattcatTTTAACTTGCAGCAAAACACATTTATTATATCcctataaaaatattacaacgGATCCAATAACTCTTATAAAATTGTGTTAACTCAACACGATTTTTTCAATAGTTTTTTCACAActaaagtctttttttttttttgtctttttgacGATTTCTTTATTGAAATTTAGTTGTTATTGAACATAGTACTTCTAATTGTGTTGTTCACCATAACTTACtcatttctataaaaaaaaatcaaaatttgtcCATTGTAATCAATTTAGTGCAAAATTGCACCATTCCTTTATAATTTCCTGGAAAGAGTATGGCTTTATCTTGAATATTGTAGCTAAATGCAGCACGTTTAATGGAAATACACTGTAAAAGAATCATGTTATATGcgaattaaaataatgaaatgcaGCTTCAATCAAAATTGAATCCTAGCAATGataaatataatgaattaaataaaaattaaaacattccCTTCTGAGCATACGTATAAGTCATGTTCTCTAACAAATATGAGAGGCTGGAAAACTTTCTAATTTCTTAGAGCATCTCCTAATTTATCTTTGATTGGAAATGTATGGATGTTAACTGGTATATGTGTTAAACTTAAGTAAAACCTACATCTGGGCACCATTAATCGAGTCCGTGTTAATATATCTATAAACAAAATAAGTTTTGACATTTTCTGTATAATATAAAACCAGTTCAAATCTATTGCATATCAATTTATTGCAATATCTATCTAGGTCCATCATGCATCAAACAACTTGATTTTGATGCATGTCTCACACTATTATAGAGTGTAATGAATTATAACTGAAGATGGTTTGGTGGCCATCAAATATAGACAAAATAACTTAAATCAAGGTAGCAAAGATATGACAACTAAGCTAATCTTGACAATGCTTCTTTAAGTACTTCTTCAACAGCATTATTGCAATATTTTATGAGCACTCACTTATTATATATCTACTTATCTATATTCAATTTTGAGGTATTAACCCATATTAATTTCTGTCATATGATCTTATCCTGACCCCCCTAATCCCAACAAGTATAGTATATACAACACTTTTTTGTTTGGAAAGAATAATATTGTATGTATTATTCATGTTGTTTTAAGGTAGATGGTGATATTGTTGCATCTGTATAAGAGTTGCTATACCTAGAATGtctttattaatttctttattttttattgattaaaaaaaataagttattacCAATTGTGTTTTCCTTGTATAATGAACTCACACTACaggaaaaacatgaaataaaaatcaattttagagataaaaaataattacttactataataactaaattagagaccattttaaaaactaaaaaaaattagtttctaaattagtttatattattgttaaattatttctaaattagcaTCTAGTTTACAAcaaatgttttaactaccaattatttagattctaaatttggtagcaacaACGtaggttgctaattagatactaatttagaaaccatttaacaataatagaaactaatttagaaatcaaaatttttttagtctctaaagttttttttttattgctgaataaataatttactcactataacaactaattattttttatctctaaaattgatttatatttaataattttcttgtagtgtcaatTACTTTTCATCATTAAAGTTGGGGTTCATTGTGCGGGATTATTGCAAAAGTAGCACGACTTGCATTTTTTCATGaactttaataaaaatagttatttttctttctaacaTTATACTATTATGTTAAGTTTAACTATGTATAAAATCATAAGAACTGAAAGTTAATGAAaacttaaaacaataaataattttaaaatatatttgtatttatggAAAGGACAATTTTgtattgaaaatatataaaaataccatgtcatttgattaaaaaattgtaggaatctaaaattaatttaaaacaatatcactttaaaaatatattttatgcagaaaagataaaatttatttaagaaaatcatATATATTCATATCATTTTACTTTCTTGTTGCAGAAAGAGTAATAAGGTTTAAGAAACAAGACAACTTCTTGTCGCTATATATATCTCATACAGATTGTGCAAAAACGATATAACTGATTTGAGAACTTAGCTCACAAGTATAAAGTCAAAATCCAATACAAAAAGAAAGGAATGTGTGATGTGAAATTATGTTTTGTAGTGGCTTTTGATTATAAGGAAGTGGATTGTACACCTCATGTATCTATTTGTATAGTTGCATGTATATATTTGTATACTTGTAAAGAGTTACAACACTCTAAATTGTGATCTcttttcttattcaaattgaaTTCTGAATCATTTGGACGGTATGAGGACGATCCGTTAATGTTTTTTTCTCTGGTGAACAGTTCTAACTAGGAGAATGGTAATGTTATTCATGTATAAGGGTTAAACCACCTTGAAGTGATTctcatttattgattttttattgttgataaaaaaaaacatccaaaatatttcatatatt encodes the following:
- the LOC137829970 gene encoding transcription factor bHLH36-like isoform X1, with protein sequence MNPLHPSHGLYSQITTDDYCSLPIQTTTLQNQILCDPMMDGSALIPCTGQMETTKGKQRQKLPAWRNEDYKITTIDENKKWMHREIEKQRRQEMTRLCTHFRSLLPLQYIKGKRSISDLMHEGSNYIKHLENKVKLLEAKRDKFKKLSNLIPVVSDSGSFGTTHFPICVLVHPFPGGAQIKCSYSFRKYVFSLSRVIDMVLKEGLDVVNCTSTKTDDRFIHTIRLEVPHMMTGTNYTELQRKLVEAISSSSSTSLEEISI
- the LOC137829970 gene encoding transcription factor bHLH36-like isoform X2, with product MNPLHPSHGLYSQITTDDYCSLPIQTTTLQNQILCDPMMDGSALIPCTGQMETTKGKQRQKLPAWRNEDYKITTIDENKKWMHREIEKQRRQEMTRLCTHFRSLLPLQYIKGKRSISDLMHEGSNYIKHLENKVKLLEAKRDKFKKLSNLIPVVSDSGSFGTTHFPICVLVHPFPGGAQIKCSYSFRKYVFSLSRVIDMVLKEGLDVVNCTSTKTDDRFIHTIRLEVPHMMTGTNYTELQRKLVEAISSSSSLEEISI